One window of Salminus brasiliensis chromosome 16, fSalBra1.hap2, whole genome shotgun sequence genomic DNA carries:
- the snx30 gene encoding sorting nexin-30 translates to MSTGTPKSLPSSGQKSIQEMCHPLSAEEPVLPSSPDGGSNAKDLSLPNGNAVDTSSPASSSSLLNRLQLDDDLDGETRDLFVTVDDPKKHVSTMETYITYRVSTKTTRTEFDLPEYSVRRRYQDFDWLRNKLEDSQPTHLIPPLPEKFVMKGVVDRFSEEFVETRRKALDKFLKRVADHPVLSFNEHFSVFLSAKDLNKRQGLALLSKMGESVKYVTGGYKLRARPVEFAAMGDYLDVFTQKLGTIDRIAQRIIKEQSEYLVELREYGPVYSSWASSEEVLQEPLDGVGGCVANCCSALEELTEDMSEDFLPVLREYILYIESMKNVLKKRDQVQAEYEAKLEAVAFREDKKTPVPIDVEKCQDRVECFNADLKADWDRWQNNKRQDFRQLLTGMADKNIQYYEKCLAAWESLIPLLQDKQEAKVETN, encoded by the exons GACTTGAGCCTCCCCAATGGTAACGCAGTGGACACGTCAAGCCCCGCTTCTTCCTCCTCCCTGCTAAATCGGTTGCAGCTGGACGATGACCTCGACGGAGAGACGCGTGACCTCTTTGTGACCGTGGACGATCCAAAGAAACATGTGTCCACCATGGAGACATACATCACTTACAGAGTGTCCACTAAG ACCACCAGAACGGAGTTCGACCTGCCAGAGTACTCCGTGAGGAGACGCTACCAGGATTTtgactggctaagaaacaagctaGAGGACAGCCAGCCAACCCATCTCATTCCA CCCTTGCCTGAGAAGTTTGTGATGAAAGGAGTGGTGGATCGGTTTTCAGAGGAGTTTGTTGAGACGAGAAGGAAAGCACTGGACAAGTTCCTCAAGCGGGTTGCGGACCACCCGGTCCTTTCTTTCAACGAGCACTTCAGTGTCTTCCTATCAGCCAAG GATCTGAATAAGAGGCAAGGCCTGGCTCTGCTGTCCAAGATGGGCGAGTCTGTGAAATATGTGACGGGCGGCTACAAGCTGAGAGCAAGGCCGGTGGAGTTTGCGGCCATGGGGGACTATCTGGACGTGTTCACACAGAAGCTGGGCACCATCGACAGAATAGCACAGAGGATCATCAAAGAGCAGTCAG AGTACTTGGTGGAGCTGAGAGAGTATGGCCCAGTCTACTCGTCTTGGGCCTCTTCTGAGGAGGTGCTGCAAGAGCCACTGGACGGGGTTGGGGGCTGTGTGGCTAACTGCTGCAGTGCGCTGGAGGAGCTGACCGAGGACATGAGCGAGGACTTCCTGCCTGTATTGCGAGAGTACATCCTCTACATCGAGTCTATGAAG AATGTTTTAAAGAAGAGGGACCAAGTCCAGGCGGAGTATGAGGCCAAGCTGGAAGCTGTCGCGTTCCGGGAGGACAAGAAAACCCCA GTGCCCATAGACGTGGAGAAGTGCCAGGACCGGGTGGAGTGCTTCAACGCAGACCTGAAAGCTGACTGGGACCGCTGGCAGAACAACAAACGGCAGGACTTCAGACAGCTGCtgaccggcatggcggacaaaAACATCCAGTACTATGAGAAG TGCCTTGCAGCGTGGGAGTCCCTCATTCCGCTCTTACAGGACAAACAGGAAGCCAAAGTGGAAACGaactga